One genomic window of Anthonomus grandis grandis chromosome 3, icAntGran1.3, whole genome shotgun sequence includes the following:
- the LOC126734608 gene encoding beta-1,4-glucuronyltransferase 1-like isoform X2 → MKLDYINWDDDLGLSSHFRCDNSIRPKQFTQRGKYYVLYNFIQAEKEFACTESITLSAPGDFRFLDNIIELVNYWKGPISVALYAPGDDFYTTLNAIAYLRNCADDLIVKLVTFHLIFDQEHTPKLKDGTFTLLDTYQDTYNCSVQPPWQTVKDADMYKSKNNLLYPINVARNVAKLAAKTYLVFPSDIELYPSKGFIPLFLKFVRNNLELFTEGTRNVFVLPIFEVLENQAVPRNKSELLSMLNNKTAFVFHQKVCQLCHKVIDGDQWIKAKETSGLDIFSVGKRHGKYGVWEPFFVCTQKEPLWDERMTWEGQNNKMVQAYTLCEMDYNFYVMDNAYLIHRPGVKKKKDQIKNHYSLVVHDFQLLKNITKEIQVIYGHNENCTVSAPAPTRPNNKPEVAGKNQAQKKEQVVKDNPKKEKV, encoded by the exons ATGAAACTAGACTACATAAACTGGGACGATGATTTAGGGTTAAGCTCTCATTTTCGCTGTGATAATAGTATTAGGCCAAAGCAATTTACCCAAAGGGgtaaatattatgtattatataattttattcaagcAGAAAAAGAGTTTGCTTGTACCGAAAGTATCACCTTAAGTGCGCCTGGAGATTTTAG atttttagatAATATCATCGAATTAGTTAACTACTGGAAAGGCCCAATAAGCGTAGCATTATATGCCCCAGGAGATGATTTTTACACAACTCTAAATGCTATAGCGTACCTTAGAAATTGTGCTGATGATTTGATAGTAAAATTGGTAACTTTTCACCTTATATTTGATCAGGAGCACACTCCTAAATTAAAG GATGGCACCTTTACACTTTTGGACACGTATCAAGATACTTATAATTGTTCAGTTCAACCGCCATGGCAAACAGTTAAAGATGCAGATATgtataaatcaaaaaacaacCTTTTGTATCCCATCAACGTAGCACGTAACGTTGCAAAATTGGCCGCCAAAACTTACCTAGTTTTCCCCAGCGACATTGAATTATATCCGTCAAAAGGCTTTATACcgttatttctaaaatttgtgAGAAATAATTTAGAGCTATTTACTGAGGGCACTAGAAATGTGTTCGTCTTACCCATTTTTGAAGTTCTTGAGAACCAAGCAGTACCGAGAAATAAAAGCGAGTTACTCAGCATGCTAAATAATAAAACGGCCTTCGTGTTTCATCAGAAAGTCTGTCAGTTGTGTCACAAG gtaattgATGGTGACCAGTGGATTAAAGCAAAAGAAACGTCAGGACTTGATATTTTTTCAGTCGGTAAACGACATGGCAAATATGGCGTTTGGGAACCTTTTTTTGTATGTACCCAGAAAGAGCCCTTGTGGGACGAAAGAATGACTTGGGAaggacaaaataataaaatggttCAA gccTATACTCTGTGTGAAATGGACTACAACTTTTACGTAATGGATAACGCCTACCTAATTCACAGACCAggagtaaaaaagaaaaaggatcaaattaaaaaccattattCACTTGTGGTTCACGATTTTCAGCTTCTCAAAAATATCACTAAAGAAATTCAAGTCATATATGGCCATAATGAAAATTGTACTGTTTCGGCACCTGCGCCAACCCGACCAAATAATAAACCAGAAGTGGCTGGTAAAAATCAGGCACAAAAAAAGGAACAAGTTGTTAAAGATAaccctaaaaaagaaaaagtttag
- the LOC126734609 gene encoding branched-chain-amino-acid aminotransferase, cytosolic, whose protein sequence is MFSTTKQCSCKLIFQLQHKLKQVSKHASRACSLKVKQVLSDPLEYRKYEHENEQYDETDSEITFRFKDLTTKLCDPDQLRTKPDVTDLKFGHIFTDHMLKVFYHKKLGGWQKPVIIPFENISLHPAAKVLHYAVELFEGMKAYRGVDGKIRIFRPDLNMIRMNQSAISSGLPTFDSNEMIKCMKRLLEVDQEWVPHSESSSLYLRPTLIGIDGTLGVQQSDSALLYTIMCPVGSYFEGDNDAVSLLADPAYTRAWPGGCGDKKLGSNYGPTIRVQSKANQRGRQQVLWLYGPERQITEVGTMNIFIFYKDEYGNKVLATPPLNGLILPGVTRQSILQVCEQWKEFRIEQRIITMTDIIQLEKSGRLLEMFGSGTACIVSPINSIEYEDQMIYIPTTQHKSPIYRRVREDLKAIQYGHIEHPWAQPID, encoded by the exons TGTTCATGCAAGCTGATCTTCCAGCTACAACACAAACTAAAACAAGTGTCCAAACATGCTTCGAGAGCGTGTTCATTAAAAGTCAAACAAGTATTAAGTGATCCATTGGAATACAGAAAATACGAACACGAAAACGAACAGTATGACGAAACCGATAGTGAGATTACATTTAGA tttaaagaCCTAACCACAAAACTATGTGATCCAGATCAACTTCGTACCAAACCTGATGTTACAGACCTAAAATTTGGTCACATTTTCACAGATCACATGCTAAAGGTATTTTACCACAAGAAGTTAGGTGGGTGGCAAAAGCCTGTAATAATTCCATTTGAGAACATTTCATTGCACCCTGCTGCTAAGGTTCTACATTATGCCGTTGAG CTCTTCGAAGGCATGAAAGCATACAGAGGTGTCGATGGTAAGATTCGAATATTCCGTCCTGATTTAAATATGATCCGAATGAATCAGTCCGCTATCAGTTCAGGACTACCAACATTTGACAgcaatgaaatgattaaatgcATGAAGAGACTTTTGGAAGTTGATCAAGAGTGGGTTCCACACAGCGAATCGAGCAGTTTGTATCTTCGACCAACGCTAATTGGAATTGAT GGTACTCTTGGAGTTCAACAGTCTGATTCAGCTCTTTTGTACACAATTATGTGCCCCGTGGGAAGCTATTTTGAAGGAGATAATGATGCAGTATCGCTGTTAGCTGATCCAGCTTATACAAG GGCTTGGCCTGGAGGTTGTGGAGATAAGAAACTAGGGTCAAACTATGGTCCAACTATAAGAGTTCAAAGCAAAGCCAATCAAAGGGGTCGTCAGCAAGTGTTATGGCTTTATGGTCCAGAACGTCAAATAACCGAAGTCGGAACTATgaatatctttatattttataaagacGAGTATGGAA ataaaGTCTTAGCTACACCACCACTTAATGGTTTAATCTTACCAGGAGTAACTCGTCAGTCAATTCTTCAGGTGTGTGAACAGTGGAAGGAATTTAGGATCGAACAAAGGATTATTACAATGACAGATATTATTCAGTTAGAGAAATCCGGCAGG cttCTTGAAATGTTTGGATCTGGTACGGCCTGTATAGTAAGCCCAATAAACTCAATAGAATACGAAGACCAAATGATCTACATACCCACCACCCAACACAAAAGTCCCATATACCGTAGAGTCAGGGAAGATTTGAAGGCAATTCAGTACGGACATATAGAACACCCATGGGCTCAACCTATAGACTAG